The window GCGCGACGACCTGGCCGCCACCCTGGGAGGACACCCCCTCAAGGAGATCGCCTCGCAGGGCCAACAGCGCATGCTGGTCATCGCCCTCAAGCTGGCCGAGGCGGACCTCTTCCAGGCCCAAAGCGGCCGGGCGCCGGTCTTCTTGCTCGACGACCTGGGCAGTGAGCTGGACGCCCGGCACCAGGGACTGCTGCTCGACATGCTCGGCGAGCTGAAGGCCCAGACCCTCCTGACCAGCGCCCAACAGGGGGCCTACGCCGCCCTGCACGCCCGGACTTTCACGGTGCGGGAGGGGCGGCTGAGCGAGTGAAATTGCGCCTTGGGCCAGCTTTACAATTATCCCCCCCTATGCTACAGCCAAGCATCTTCGGCGGCCGCGGCCCTCAGGGGCTTGTGGCCGTTTCCACCCCGGAATGAACCGGTTTTTAAGGATGCCTCGACCCCTTCGTTCGGAGGCATCGGGCCTCTCCTCAAGGAGGAATCTTGCCACCCGCAAACAACACCGAATCGGCCCCCAGCGGGGTTTATGACGCGAGTTCCATCAAGGTCCTGGAGGGGCTCGACGCGGTCCGCAAGCGACCGGCCATGTACATCGGCTCGACCGGCTCGGCGGGGCTCCACCACCTGGTCTACGAGGTGGTCGACAACTCCATCGACGAGGCGCTGGCAGGGTTCTGCGACGCGATCAAGGTCGTCATCCACATCGACAACTCGATCACGGTTGAGGACAACGGCCGCGGCATCCCGGTCGACATGCACCCTACCGAGAAGGTTTCGGCCGCCGAGGTCGTCCTCACCAAGCTGCACGCCGGCGGCAAGTTCGAGCACAGCGCCTACAAGGTCAGCGGCGGCCTGCACGGCGTCGGCGTCTCCTGCGTCAACGCGCTTTCCATCGAACTCGACCTCGAGATCAAGCGCGACGGTACGGTTTACCACCAGCGCTACAAGCGCGGCGTCCCGACCGCCCCGCTCGAGGCCACCGGCAAGTCGGCCAAGCGCGGCACTAAGATCTGGTTCAAGCCCGACCCCGAGATCTTCGAGACCACCGAGTACAGCTTCGACATCCTGAGCAACCGGCTGCGCGAGCTCTCCTTCCTCAACAAGGGCATCAAGATCGAGATCGTCGACGAGCGCAGCGGCAAGAACCACCTGTTTCAGTACGAGGGGGGCATCGTCAGCTTCGTCGAGCACCTCAACCAGCGCAAGGCCCCGCTCCATCCCAAGCCGATCTACTTCGAGGCGCAGAAAGACCAGTGCATCGTCGAGATCGCCTGCCAGTGGAACGACGGTTACGCCGAAAACATCTTTTCCTTTGCCAACAACATCAACACCCACGACGGCGGCACCCACGTCACCGGCTTCAAATCGGCGTTAACCCGCGTGCTCAACACCTTCATGACCAACCAGGGCCTGCTCAAGTCGCTCAAGGACGAGGGCGTCGAGGGCGAGGACATCCGCGAGGGACTGACCGCGGTCATCTCGATCAAGATCCCCGACCCTCAGTTCGAGGGCCAAACCAAGGGCAAGCTGGGCAACTCCGAGGTCGAGGGCCTGGTCAAGTCGGTGGTGGGCGAAAAATTGACGCAGCTCTTCGAAGAAAACCCCTCGATCGGCCGCAAGATCGGCAACAAGATCGTCGAGGCGGCGCGGGCCCGCATCGCCGCGCGCAATGCCCGCAACCTGGTGCGGCGCAAGAGCGCCCTCGAGATCGGTTCGCTGCCCGGCAAGCTGGCCGACTGCCAGGAGAAAGACCCGGCGCTTTCCGAGCTCTACATCGTCGAGGGCGAGTCCGCCGGCGGCTCCGCCAAGCAGGGCCGC of the Deltaproteobacteria bacterium PRO3 genome contains:
- the gyrB gene encoding DNA topoisomerase (ATP-hydrolyzing) subunit B, encoding MPPANNTESAPSGVYDASSIKVLEGLDAVRKRPAMYIGSTGSAGLHHLVYEVVDNSIDEALAGFCDAIKVVIHIDNSITVEDNGRGIPVDMHPTEKVSAAEVVLTKLHAGGKFEHSAYKVSGGLHGVGVSCVNALSIELDLEIKRDGTVYHQRYKRGVPTAPLEATGKSAKRGTKIWFKPDPEIFETTEYSFDILSNRLRELSFLNKGIKIEIVDERSGKNHLFQYEGGIVSFVEHLNQRKAPLHPKPIYFEAQKDQCIVEIACQWNDGYAENIFSFANNINTHDGGTHVTGFKSALTRVLNTFMTNQGLLKSLKDEGVEGEDIREGLTAVISIKIPDPQFEGQTKGKLGNSEVEGLVKSVVGEKLTQLFEENPSIGRKIGNKIVEAARARIAARNARNLVRRKSALEIGSLPGKLADCQEKDPALSELYIVEGESAGGSAKQGRDRRNQAILPLKGKILNVEKARFDKMLTSEEIRVLITALGAGIGENDFDVEKLRYHQIIIMTDADVDGAHIRTLLLTFFYRQMPQVVERGYLYIAQPPLYKAKRGKQEKYLKDEGALEEYLIELGVEDLKLKAKKKELVGKALSGLTRTLLKYDKILAGMRQKADPRLIDALIMATEFSPETLKNPKKMDAESDKLAAYLTRFYPELKDFGLDTEKDEEHSAQRLVYRTLYGGMTRQTVIDLTLLESPEIHELRAIQGELAELGEGPYEVQAGEKRQAFNNLREVKDFVLASGREGQYIQRYKGLGEMNPEQLWETTMNPETRTLLQVRVDDLVEADDIFTVLMGDQVEPRREFIENNALKVRNLDV